The genomic window TAGTTTGCActcagtttcttaaaaaaaaaaaaagaaaatctgcagatGAATATAGGAATTTTAAAACTCTTAATAGTAGTATATTTACAATGTATATCTGTTGAAACTATTAAATGGGGCTTGgacattatttatttgtaaatgctTGCACAAAGTAGCACTAATTTCCACAGTAGCACTGTAGTTTGGGGTGACACTTGGAATGCTTCTTGTCAAGTGCTGTAAATCGAAGAAGGTGATAAGCTGCCAAAGATGACTTTTACTTCTTAGCACCCCAGTGCTTACTGACATCCTGGCATCCTGGCCACTGAAACATTTATTTAGACCAACATAAATAGCTTTGCTGAACCTGCCACCTTCATGCATCTGTtcttcacatatttttcttctttcttaaaagAGCCCATACCCTGAAGGTTGAGCTCAAGGACACACCCAGGCAAGTCGCTGaagtttttcctttgctctgcctgctgacctctgctctctcctcatTACTCCCTAAAAATGGAGCGATCCACACGAGAAATTTGCCTCAACTTCATGATTGTCCTGATTACTGTAATCCTCATGTGGCTCCTTGTGAAGTCTTACCAGGATTGAAAGACAATCAGAAACTTTGGGAGATGATTTAAGTGTGTGTCTCCAGAGAAAAGTAACAGCCACAGCATGCTGCGGCGATTAGCTTTCAGCCAATTGAGGATGTCGTGAACCTTTTTTTTACTCTCTCCTGTCTGTTGCCTGTGTTAATGTTTGTAACGTGTCTGTGATTATGTAGTCATTTTATTGTGTAGTGATCCAgctgtaaaatgtaaaatgtaagaTGCTTAGGCACTGTTCAACATGTCTCTCTCCTCCGGTAGTTACTGTGAGTGCTGTATCCCCCTGCCCACCATGCAGGCTCGTTTGACACCAGTGTCAGGTTCTCGAGGGTGTAAAACTGCGGCACGTAGTGAAAGCGCCTGTATTTACCAGTGTAAGAGGCATAAAGTCGCTTAGCAGAAAGGAATGTGAAACCTCTCCTTTCACTTGcacattttgtttaaataaagtCCATGTAAACCCATTCTTTGGAGcactccttttccctctcccagcctgacTGCTGTTAACCGAGAGAATTGCATATCACACTGTACCACAGTTATCAAGTGTGGTGGTTTTCTTGTTCCTCCcacttgcattttaatttgcatttttaaaaaaatgcagtagaaTGGACCTGTTTGGGACACTTCTCTGTCCAGATTGACCTACACAGTTGGTGCCTGTGGTCACAGACTTCAGAGAGAACCTCTGTCCCACTGGGGCATTGTCAATAATTGCGTTTTCTGAAGCTGGATTTCGGACAGGGATCCCCACAGTCCTATTTTTGGC from Chiroxiphia lanceolata isolate bChiLan1 chromosome 2, bChiLan1.pri, whole genome shotgun sequence includes these protein-coding regions:
- the SLN gene encoding sarcolipin encodes the protein MERSTREICLNFMIVLITVILMWLLVKSYQD